One Nostocoides sp. HKS02 genomic window carries:
- a CDS encoding amino acid ABC transporter ATP-binding protein: MVVLTGVNKHFGDLHVLRDIDLTIDRGEVVVVIGPSGSGKSTLCRTINRLETFETGSITIDGKPLPGAGRELAELRADVGMVFQSFNLFAHKTILDNVTLGPTTVRKTPRDAAEARAMELLDRVGVAHQAEKFPAQLSGGQQQRVAIARSLAMDPKVMLFDEPTSALDPEMITEVLDVMVGLATDGMTMVVVTHEMGFARKAAHRVVFMADGQIIEENDPEGFFTAPRSDRAKDFLSKILAH, encoded by the coding sequence TTGGTCGTCCTCACGGGCGTCAACAAGCACTTCGGCGACCTGCACGTCCTGCGCGACATCGACCTGACCATCGACCGCGGCGAGGTGGTCGTCGTGATCGGCCCCTCGGGCTCCGGCAAGTCCACCTTGTGCCGCACCATCAACCGGCTCGAGACCTTCGAGACCGGCAGCATCACCATCGACGGCAAGCCGCTGCCCGGCGCGGGCCGAGAGCTCGCAGAGCTGCGGGCGGACGTCGGCATGGTGTTCCAGTCGTTCAACCTGTTCGCCCACAAGACGATCCTCGACAACGTGACGCTGGGGCCTACGACGGTCCGCAAGACGCCCCGGGATGCGGCCGAGGCGCGCGCCATGGAGCTCCTCGACCGCGTGGGCGTGGCGCACCAGGCCGAGAAGTTCCCCGCGCAGCTCTCCGGTGGGCAGCAGCAGCGCGTGGCGATCGCGCGGTCGCTCGCGATGGACCCCAAGGTGATGCTCTTCGACGAGCCCACCTCGGCCCTCGACCCCGAGATGATCACCGAGGTCCTCGACGTCATGGTCGGCCTCGCGACGGACGGCATGACCATGGTGGTCGTCACCCACGAGATGGGCTTTGCCCGCAAGGCCGCCCACCGCGTCGTCTTCATGGCCGACGGCCAGATCATCGAGGAGAACGACCCGGAGGGGTTCTTCACGGCCCCGAGGTCGGATCGCGCGAAGGACTTCCTCAGCAAGATCCTGGCGCACTGA
- a CDS encoding DUF3145 domain-containing protein translates to MSVAMPRVMTRGVVFIHSTPTALCPHITWALESALDSRLSIDWTRQPAGAALVRAEFPWSGVQGTGAKLASTLRGWDGLRYEITEEPSPGADGSRWSHTPRLGIHHTWTSAAGDAVINEDRLREVLRLSQGSPEAMAEMVEELLGSDWDAELEPFRYAGDGAPVRWLHKVG, encoded by the coding sequence ATGTCCGTCGCGATGCCGCGTGTCATGACCCGCGGGGTGGTGTTCATTCACTCCACCCCGACTGCGCTGTGCCCGCACATCACCTGGGCCCTGGAGTCCGCGCTCGACAGCCGCCTGTCGATCGACTGGACCCGTCAGCCAGCCGGTGCCGCACTCGTCCGCGCGGAGTTCCCGTGGAGCGGTGTGCAAGGCACCGGCGCCAAGCTCGCCTCCACCCTGCGTGGGTGGGACGGACTGCGCTATGAGATCACCGAGGAGCCCAGTCCCGGCGCCGACGGCTCGCGGTGGTCGCACACCCCCCGCCTGGGCATCCACCACACCTGGACCTCGGCCGCCGGTGACGCGGTCATCAACGAGGACCGCCTGCGCGAGGTCCTGCGGCTCTCGCAGGGATCTCCTGAGGCGATGGCGGAGATGGTCGAGGAGCTGCTCGGCAGCGACTGGGACGCCGAGCTCGAGCCCTTCCGGTATGCCGGCGACGGGGCTCCGGTGCGATGGCTCCACAAGGTGGGTTGA
- a CDS encoding glutamate ABC transporter substrate-binding protein — protein sequence MVVRRIGVMSAAALLALALAACAGTGSAGGGTGRTFKIGIKFDQPGLGLKRGSTYTGLDVDVAKYVAKALGHNVADIQWVEAPSAQRETLLSTGQVDIVVATYSITDARKAKVSFAGPYFVAGQDLLVRSDETSITGPDTLTGKKLCSVKGSTSAQKVKDKYPGVQLQELNTYSQCVAALVSQGVDAVTTDNTILAGYAAQPQYAGMLKVVGKTFSEERYGIGIRKGAVTTCQKITAAIARMISSGAWQQAVDANLGPAGFTVDTRLNPPKQDPCS from the coding sequence ATGGTGGTTCGACGGATTGGGGTGATGAGTGCTGCAGCCCTGCTCGCGCTCGCCCTCGCCGCCTGCGCAGGCACCGGGTCGGCGGGCGGTGGCACGGGCCGGACCTTCAAGATCGGCATCAAGTTCGACCAGCCCGGGCTCGGCCTCAAGCGGGGCTCCACCTACACCGGCCTGGACGTCGACGTGGCCAAGTACGTCGCCAAGGCGTTGGGACACAACGTCGCCGATATCCAGTGGGTCGAGGCACCGTCCGCGCAGCGCGAGACGCTGCTGTCCACCGGTCAGGTCGACATCGTCGTGGCGACCTACTCCATCACCGACGCTCGCAAGGCGAAGGTCTCGTTCGCGGGGCCTTACTTCGTCGCCGGTCAGGATCTCCTGGTGCGCTCCGACGAGACCTCGATCACCGGCCCCGACACGCTGACCGGCAAGAAGCTGTGCTCGGTCAAGGGGTCCACCTCAGCACAGAAGGTCAAGGACAAGTACCCGGGCGTGCAGCTGCAGGAGCTCAACACGTACTCGCAGTGCGTGGCCGCCCTGGTTTCCCAGGGCGTCGACGCCGTGACCACGGACAACACCATCCTGGCCGGGTATGCCGCCCAGCCCCAGTACGCGGGCATGCTCAAGGTGGTCGGCAAGACGTTCTCCGAGGAGCGCTACGGCATCGGCATCAGGAAGGGCGCCGTCACCACCTGCCAGAAGATCACCGCTGCGATCGCGCGGATGATCTCCTCCGGCGCATGGCAACAGGCCGTGGACGCCAACCTCGGGCCGGCCGGATTCACGGTCGACACCAGGCTCAACCCACCCAAGCAGGACCCCTGCTCCTGA
- a CDS encoding glycosyltransferase has protein sequence MTDPYRPTVAAIVPCYNEEAAIGTVVRDLRLALPDAEIYVYDNASTDATVQRAEEAGAIVRSEPRKGKGNVVRRAFADIDADVVVLIDGDDTYDATRAGDLVATLLEGPYDHVLGVRSTVSDSAYRPGHAVGNRLLTGVVGLLFGREVSDMLSGYRAFSRRYVKSFPALSQEFETETEMTVHALRLRLPAAEVVTDFKDRAAGSESKLRTYRDGWRILKLILALARRERPALFHGVIAALVTVAALALGTPVIVDYLHTGEVARFPTAILASAMMIIATVTAVLGYTLDALAHSRQESARLAYLRFPAPGATHPVRDL, from the coding sequence ATGACTGACCCCTATCGGCCCACGGTGGCTGCGATCGTCCCGTGCTACAACGAGGAAGCGGCCATCGGCACCGTTGTCCGAGACCTGCGTCTGGCGCTGCCGGACGCTGAGATCTACGTGTACGACAACGCCTCGACCGACGCGACGGTCCAGCGTGCCGAGGAAGCCGGCGCGATCGTCCGCTCCGAGCCTCGCAAGGGCAAGGGCAACGTGGTGCGACGCGCCTTCGCCGACATCGACGCCGACGTGGTCGTGCTCATCGACGGAGACGACACGTATGACGCGACGCGGGCGGGCGACCTGGTCGCCACCCTCCTCGAGGGACCGTACGACCACGTCCTGGGCGTCCGCTCGACGGTGTCCGACTCGGCATACCGGCCGGGGCACGCCGTCGGAAACCGGCTGCTCACCGGCGTGGTCGGCCTGCTGTTCGGCCGGGAGGTCAGCGACATGCTCAGCGGGTACCGCGCCTTCTCGCGCAGGTACGTCAAGTCCTTCCCGGCCCTCTCACAGGAGTTCGAGACCGAGACCGAGATGACCGTGCACGCCCTCCGTCTGCGACTGCCCGCGGCCGAGGTCGTCACCGACTTCAAGGACCGGGCTGCGGGCAGCGAGAGCAAGCTGCGCACCTACCGCGACGGCTGGCGCATCCTCAAGCTCATCCTCGCCCTCGCCCGCCGCGAGCGGCCAGCGCTCTTCCACGGCGTCATCGCGGCCCTCGTCACGGTGGCCGCTCTGGCGCTCGGCACCCCCGTCATCGTGGACTACCTCCACACCGGAGAGGTGGCCCGCTTCCCCACGGCCATCCTGGCCTCAGCCATGATGATCATCGCGACCGTGACCGCGGTCCTCGGCTACACCCTCGACGCGCTGGCGCACAGCCGTCAGGAGAGCGCTCGACTCGCGTACCTGAGGTTTCCGGCTCCTGGCGCGACGCACCCCGTGCGCGACCTCTAG
- a CDS encoding YfhO family protein yields the protein MDAFALVPTYVAVKHSAMTKDVPFVPGAWQDWAGRLLVGTEGIGWAPSLGIGVLLGSVLVTCVVLTIRDRRTITWVGLLVLVALSLRWHVTSIVWHGFDSPDGNFFREAFVLVAMQVILLWQLLPALTARGWKRSGVTALIVAIGYAAVVAVTRGSHVVTARTALVSLVLAAVAVVLITALARGRRIGVVAVAALVVLVAGEVVVNHVAIIHRRETRFAGQMVNLDGLSAKADVVARVRAAGAGGARVGVTTRTTTNDPMLFGGASGTSYTTMMPKTLSDLLVNAGMTAGAGGRRLTGSSNLLEDTAFGVSQRVTWRAGRTFTVQHPGVTLARWVPSALVHTPTATAGDPLALYSALLQLPRRQPDLQHGSGALFPTARFSVGCPVGSGLLVVNATTSRVTAKVAGQATQSSADPWTGHLLVLTLSPTARAEVDVTRPTAGTAMPAMTCTTTRPAQLGQPAPIQHDATGFTVQVPAARSHDTLLLATAATDEWSCQQSGSTSRISTGSFHRLLTVAPGGAGVLTCRFTPRAFPSGVLVSLVALLAWLATLAIAWRRSSARPRWRRPRAGTLLRS from the coding sequence ATGGATGCCTTCGCCCTGGTGCCGACCTACGTCGCCGTCAAGCACTCGGCGATGACCAAGGACGTCCCGTTCGTCCCGGGCGCGTGGCAAGACTGGGCCGGGCGCCTGCTGGTCGGCACCGAGGGAATCGGGTGGGCCCCGTCGCTCGGCATCGGAGTCCTGCTTGGGTCCGTGCTCGTCACCTGCGTCGTGCTCACGATTCGGGACCGCCGCACCATCACGTGGGTCGGGCTCCTCGTCCTGGTGGCCCTCTCGCTGCGGTGGCACGTGACCTCGATCGTCTGGCACGGCTTTGACAGCCCCGACGGCAACTTCTTCCGGGAGGCGTTCGTCCTGGTCGCCATGCAGGTGATCCTGCTGTGGCAGCTGCTCCCTGCCCTGACCGCTCGCGGCTGGAAGCGCTCGGGAGTGACCGCCCTCATCGTGGCGATCGGGTATGCCGCCGTGGTCGCCGTGACGCGCGGGAGCCACGTGGTCACTGCGCGGACGGCCCTGGTGTCCCTGGTCCTCGCTGCGGTGGCCGTGGTGCTGATCACCGCACTGGCCCGCGGCCGGCGGATCGGCGTGGTCGCGGTGGCAGCACTGGTGGTGCTCGTGGCTGGCGAGGTGGTGGTCAACCACGTGGCCATCATCCATCGACGCGAGACTCGGTTCGCGGGCCAGATGGTGAACCTCGATGGGCTCTCGGCCAAGGCCGACGTCGTGGCACGCGTCCGCGCCGCGGGGGCCGGCGGAGCCCGTGTCGGCGTGACGACGCGCACCACGACGAACGACCCGATGCTCTTCGGTGGTGCTTCGGGCACCTCCTACACCACCATGATGCCGAAGACGCTCAGTGACCTGCTGGTCAACGCCGGGATGACGGCAGGCGCCGGTGGGCGTCGGCTGACAGGCAGCTCGAACCTCCTCGAGGACACCGCCTTCGGCGTCTCCCAGCGGGTCACGTGGCGCGCCGGGCGAACCTTCACCGTGCAGCACCCCGGCGTGACCCTGGCCCGCTGGGTGCCGTCGGCACTGGTGCACACGCCGACCGCGACCGCTGGGGACCCGCTGGCCCTCTACTCCGCCCTGTTGCAGCTGCCGCGGCGCCAGCCCGACCTCCAGCACGGGTCGGGGGCGCTCTTCCCGACGGCGAGGTTCAGCGTCGGATGCCCGGTCGGCTCTGGGCTCCTGGTGGTCAATGCGACGACCTCACGGGTCACGGCCAAAGTCGCCGGCCAGGCCACGCAGTCCTCCGCCGACCCCTGGACCGGTCACCTGCTCGTCCTGACCTTGTCGCCCACTGCGCGCGCAGAGGTGGACGTGACCCGGCCGACGGCCGGTACGGCCATGCCGGCGATGACCTGCACGACGACCCGGCCCGCCCAGCTGGGTCAGCCCGCGCCGATCCAGCACGACGCCACTGGCTTCACTGTGCAGGTCCCGGCCGCGCGGTCCCATGACACCCTGCTGCTCGCCACGGCAGCCACGGATGAGTGGTCCTGCCAGCAGAGCGGGTCCACCTCCCGCATCTCCACCGGTTCGTTCCACCGGTTGCTGACGGTGGCTCCGGGCGGGGCCGGCGTCCTCACGTGCCGGTTCACGCCGCGGGCCTTCCCCTCGGGTGTGCTCGTGAGCCTCGTCGCACTCCTGGCCTGGCTGGCGACGCTCGCCATCGCCTGGCGTCGAAGCTCGGCTCGGCCTCGCTGGCGCCGTCCGAGGGCCGGCACGTTGTTACGCTCCTGA
- a CDS encoding iron ABC transporter permease: MVGTSDGVRRAGTASRAGTASRAAAPVVVAGVVVAVLCLLPLAVVGVEAFDVGGQAAWALVWRPRVGELLRNTGALVAVTVALTCVLGVGSAWLVERTTLPGARLWRVLMVCPLAVPAFVNSYAWVTVRPDLQGLGGAVLVTTLSYFPFVFLPVAAVLRGLDQGLEDSARTLGLGPWRSFWRAVLPQLRPAILGGMLLVALHLLSEFGVLAMLRFPTFTTAILEQFQVAFSNSAGSLLAVVLIALCVALLTAELLLRGSRRHARLGRGAARRALPASLGRGTFPALGALTGLAALALGVPLGSLVYWFLAGGAAQIGATPTDLLATLWGTLRLALVAGAVTVVAAFPVAWLVARRRTWLSVLVERATYLSSALPGVVIALALVTLSVRYARPVYQTSVVLVAAYTILFIPRAMVSIRAAMAHAPEELSEAARALGDGPLRAFVRVVLPLTAPGALAGFAMVFIATSTELTATLLLAPTGTQTLATAFWSASESIDYAGAAPYAAALVLVSAPLTSLLLRQPDQEPTP; this comes from the coding sequence GTGGTCGGCACCAGCGACGGTGTCCGCCGCGCGGGAACGGCCAGCCGCGCGGGAACGGCCAGCCGCGCGGCCGCGCCGGTCGTCGTGGCCGGCGTGGTGGTCGCGGTCCTGTGCCTGCTCCCCCTGGCGGTCGTCGGCGTCGAGGCCTTCGACGTCGGAGGGCAGGCTGCCTGGGCACTGGTGTGGCGCCCCAGGGTCGGTGAGCTGCTGCGCAACACCGGTGCCCTGGTGGCGGTCACCGTCGCCCTCACCTGCGTGCTGGGGGTCGGCAGCGCGTGGCTCGTCGAGCGGACCACCCTGCCCGGGGCTCGGCTCTGGCGGGTGCTCATGGTGTGCCCGCTGGCGGTGCCGGCCTTCGTCAACAGCTACGCATGGGTCACCGTGCGGCCCGACCTGCAGGGACTGGGGGGTGCGGTCCTTGTGACGACGCTGTCGTACTTCCCCTTCGTCTTCCTGCCCGTGGCCGCCGTGCTGCGCGGCCTCGACCAGGGCCTCGAGGACTCCGCTCGCACGCTGGGGCTGGGGCCCTGGCGCTCGTTCTGGCGCGCGGTCCTGCCACAGCTGCGCCCGGCGATCCTGGGTGGGATGCTCCTCGTCGCGCTGCACCTGCTGTCGGAGTTCGGGGTGCTGGCCATGCTGCGCTTCCCGACCTTCACCACCGCGATCCTCGAGCAGTTCCAGGTGGCCTTCAGCAACAGCGCCGGCAGTCTGCTGGCGGTCGTGCTGATCGCCCTGTGCGTGGCCCTGCTCACGGCCGAGCTGCTGCTGCGCGGTTCGCGGCGGCACGCACGCCTGGGGCGGGGCGCGGCGCGCCGTGCGCTGCCGGCTTCGCTCGGCCGGGGGACCTTCCCAGCCCTGGGGGCGCTCACGGGGCTCGCCGCGCTCGCCCTCGGCGTGCCGCTCGGCAGCCTCGTCTACTGGTTCCTGGCGGGCGGTGCCGCGCAGATCGGCGCCACCCCGACCGACCTGCTGGCCACCCTCTGGGGCACGCTGCGGCTGGCCCTCGTCGCTGGCGCGGTCACGGTGGTCGCCGCGTTCCCGGTCGCGTGGCTCGTCGCCCGCCGACGGACCTGGCTGTCCGTCCTCGTCGAGCGCGCGACGTACCTCTCGTCAGCCCTGCCCGGCGTGGTCATCGCCTTGGCCCTGGTCACCCTGTCGGTCCGCTACGCACGGCCGGTCTACCAAACCAGCGTGGTCCTCGTCGCGGCATACACGATCCTGTTCATCCCCCGCGCCATGGTGAGCATCCGTGCGGCCATGGCGCACGCACCCGAGGAGCTGTCCGAGGCCGCCCGCGCCCTTGGCGACGGGCCGCTTCGCGCGTTCGTGCGGGTCGTCCTGCCGCTGACCGCGCCAGGCGCGCTCGCCGGTTTTGCCATGGTGTTCATCGCGACCTCGACGGAGCTCACCGCGACCCTGCTGCTCGCGCCCACCGGCACCCAGACGCTCGCCACGGCGTTCTGGAGCGCGAGCGAGAGCATCGACTACGCGGGCGCCGCACCCTATGCCGCCGCCCTCGTACTCGTGTCGGCGCCCCTCACCTCTCTGCTGCTGCGCCAACC
- a CDS encoding extracellular solute-binding protein, with protein MALAACGSSTLEAKGTPEPETLTVYNAQHESLTDAWAKAFEDRTGIRVEVRHGSDSSMAAQLVQEGSSSPADVFLTENSPAMTTVQNAGLLAAVDPATTAQVGPQYAPSTHQWVGIAARSTVLVYNPSKITAAQLPTSIMDLAKPEWKGKWGAAAGGADFQAIVSAILATQGEQKTATWLAGLKSGAQVFQSNTAVMKAVNAGQVPVGIMYHYYWYRDQALTKAGSKNTALLYFRHRDPGAFVSISGGGVLKSTKHAATAQKFLAFVTSAQGQKVLATSDAKEYAVGNGVASDPALEPLASLEAPSVDPFTLNGPKVITLMTRAGIL; from the coding sequence CTGGCGCTGGCGGCCTGTGGGAGCTCCACCCTCGAGGCGAAGGGCACCCCCGAGCCCGAGACCCTGACGGTCTACAACGCCCAGCACGAGAGCCTCACCGACGCGTGGGCGAAGGCCTTCGAGGACAGGACCGGGATCCGCGTCGAGGTCCGCCACGGCAGTGACTCGTCGATGGCCGCGCAGCTGGTCCAGGAGGGCAGCTCATCGCCGGCCGACGTGTTCCTCACCGAGAACTCGCCGGCCATGACCACCGTGCAGAACGCCGGCTTGCTCGCGGCCGTCGACCCCGCCACGACGGCCCAGGTCGGTCCGCAGTACGCGCCGTCGACGCACCAGTGGGTGGGCATCGCCGCCCGGTCCACCGTGCTCGTCTACAACCCCAGCAAGATCACTGCGGCGCAGCTGCCGACGTCGATCATGGATCTGGCCAAGCCGGAGTGGAAGGGCAAGTGGGGCGCCGCAGCCGGCGGCGCCGACTTCCAGGCGATCGTCAGCGCCATCCTCGCCACCCAGGGCGAGCAGAAGACCGCGACCTGGCTGGCCGGGCTCAAGAGCGGCGCGCAGGTCTTCCAGAGCAACACTGCCGTGATGAAGGCCGTCAACGCTGGCCAGGTGCCCGTCGGGATCATGTACCACTACTACTGGTACCGCGACCAGGCCCTCACCAAGGCCGGCAGCAAGAACACCGCGCTGCTCTACTTCCGCCACCGCGACCCGGGAGCCTTCGTGAGCATCTCCGGTGGCGGGGTGCTCAAGTCCACCAAGCATGCGGCAACGGCCCAGAAGTTCCTCGCCTTCGTGACCAGCGCGCAGGGGCAGAAGGTCCTCGCCACCAGCGACGCGAAGGAGTATGCCGTGGGCAACGGCGTCGCCTCCGACCCCGCCCTGGAGCCCCTGGCCTCACTCGAGGCACCCAGCGTGGACCCGTTCACCCTCAACGGCCCGAAGGTCATCACGCTGATGACCAGGGCCGGCATCCTCTAG
- the dnaG gene encoding DNA primase — protein sequence MAGRIKTDDIALVKERSSIEDVVREHVTLRPAGPGSMKGLCPFHDEKSPSFNVRPAVGAWHCFGCGEGGDVISFVQKVEHLTFTEAIERLAQKLGIELHYEEGGRPGGRDGETLGRRSRLIEAHRVAQEFYHHALLNAPEARAGRDFLRERGFDSEAAKRFGVGFAPRGGEELSRHLRTKGFTDEELTLGGLSGRGSRGLYDRFRGRLVWPIRDITGDTVGFGARRLYDDDRIAAKYLNTSETPIYKKSTVLYGLDAAKKAIAAERKAVVVEGYTDVMACHLAGIEGAVATCGTAFGVDHIKVLRRIMRDEADLAPARVVFTFDGDAAGQKAAMRAFGEDQRWASQSFVAVADGGMDPCELRIAKGDDAVRHLVDDAVPLFEFAVRTTISRFDLSTAEGRVQGMRAVAPIVGSIRDSSMRPEYVRTVAGWIGVEVEQVQAEVARAGRMAARDAKSDGGASARPDADSVPEPSAEEARAALPVPDLRDPVVFAERQLLQTLLQYPDSFSASDVDDVAPDAFTAPAHRAVFDGVRGAGGPQRGLSARAWADRVAEAAPLAVRGLVAELAVAELPTRMDRTTGLPERRYIDALLVRVHEVSLTRRIADAMSAMRRMATDPHTDPSRARSLSSELQDLQRELAQLRDRAS from the coding sequence GTGGCGGGTCGGATCAAGACCGACGACATCGCGCTCGTGAAGGAGCGCTCGTCGATCGAGGACGTCGTGCGCGAGCACGTGACCCTGCGACCGGCCGGCCCGGGCTCGATGAAGGGTCTGTGCCCCTTCCACGACGAGAAGTCGCCGTCGTTCAACGTCCGTCCGGCCGTCGGGGCCTGGCACTGCTTCGGCTGCGGCGAGGGCGGTGACGTCATCTCCTTCGTGCAGAAGGTCGAGCACCTCACCTTCACCGAGGCGATCGAGCGGCTCGCCCAGAAGCTCGGCATCGAGCTGCACTACGAGGAGGGTGGACGACCGGGGGGACGCGACGGCGAGACCCTGGGGCGGCGCTCGCGGCTGATCGAGGCGCACCGCGTCGCGCAGGAGTTCTACCACCACGCGCTGCTCAACGCCCCGGAGGCCAGGGCCGGCCGCGACTTCCTGCGCGAGCGGGGCTTCGACAGCGAGGCGGCCAAACGTTTCGGCGTCGGGTTTGCCCCACGCGGCGGCGAGGAGCTCAGCCGCCACCTGCGGACGAAGGGCTTCACCGACGAGGAGCTCACCCTCGGTGGGCTCTCCGGCCGGGGCAGCCGCGGGCTCTACGACCGCTTCCGCGGACGGCTGGTCTGGCCGATCCGCGACATCACGGGCGACACCGTCGGGTTCGGCGCGCGCCGGCTCTACGACGACGACCGCATCGCGGCCAAGTACCTCAACACCTCCGAGACGCCGATCTACAAGAAGTCGACGGTCCTCTACGGCCTCGACGCCGCCAAGAAGGCGATCGCCGCCGAGCGCAAGGCCGTCGTCGTCGAGGGCTACACCGACGTGATGGCCTGCCACCTCGCGGGCATCGAGGGCGCCGTCGCGACGTGCGGCACAGCGTTCGGTGTCGACCACATCAAGGTCCTGCGACGGATCATGCGCGACGAGGCCGACCTCGCGCCGGCCCGCGTGGTCTTCACCTTCGACGGCGACGCCGCCGGGCAGAAGGCCGCGATGCGGGCGTTCGGTGAGGACCAGCGATGGGCCTCGCAGTCGTTCGTCGCCGTGGCCGACGGAGGCATGGACCCCTGCGAGCTGCGCATCGCCAAGGGCGACGACGCCGTGCGCCATCTCGTCGACGACGCGGTTCCGCTGTTCGAGTTCGCGGTGCGGACCACGATCTCCCGTTTCGACCTGTCGACCGCCGAGGGACGGGTGCAGGGCATGCGTGCTGTGGCCCCGATCGTGGGCTCGATCCGCGACAGCTCGATGCGACCCGAGTACGTCCGGACCGTGGCCGGATGGATCGGCGTCGAGGTGGAGCAGGTCCAGGCCGAGGTGGCCCGCGCCGGCCGGATGGCCGCCCGGGACGCCAAGTCCGACGGTGGCGCGAGCGCCCGGCCCGACGCCGACAGCGTGCCCGAGCCCTCCGCCGAGGAGGCGCGGGCCGCCCTGCCGGTACCCGACCTGCGCGACCCGGTCGTGTTCGCCGAGCGACAGCTGCTCCAGACGCTGCTGCAGTACCCCGACAGCTTCTCGGCCTCCGACGTCGACGACGTCGCCCCGGACGCGTTCACCGCCCCGGCCCACCGCGCGGTCTTCGACGGGGTGCGCGGAGCAGGCGGGCCCCAGCGGGGACTGTCGGCCCGCGCCTGGGCCGACCGGGTCGCCGAGGCGGCGCCGCTGGCCGTCCGGGGGCTCGTGGCCGAGCTCGCGGTGGCCGAGCTCCCGACCCGCATGGACCGCACCACGGGCCTGCCCGAACGCCGCTACATCGACGCGCTGCTCGTCCGGGTCCACGAGGTCTCCCTGACCCGCCGGATCGCCGACGCGATGTCCGCGATGCGCCGCATGGCCACCGATCCGCATACCGACCCATCGCGCGCGCGCAGCCTGTCCAGCGAGCTGCAGGACCTCCAGCGCGAGCTGGCCCAGCTCCGTGACCGGGCGAGCTGA
- a CDS encoding HAMP domain-containing histidine kinase, translated as MTRPMTRPVGAPTPTTVLAVLMSSVALGAVATMGATAFGWPGPALGLDPLQAGLSMALPALVGAAVAALPGILLYARAAGHRATAQASLTGLLLQADAAERAVGPGSGLLSSSPAAPRPGVEVAVADSPTDAAVAAIDAQRRWADTAIASRRQVRLSALPAPALVSASPVPIGRVLDILIGAALKYGTGDIDIRLDCLGDRARIRVADQSPARDLPAQVGANREPRLALAKRITEALGGELTSSRERPTCFEVFLPKAALTAASHAA; from the coding sequence ATGACGCGCCCGATGACGCGCCCGGTGGGCGCCCCGACCCCGACCACCGTCCTGGCGGTGCTGATGTCCTCGGTCGCCCTGGGGGCGGTCGCCACCATGGGTGCGACCGCCTTCGGATGGCCGGGACCGGCTCTGGGTCTGGACCCCCTGCAGGCGGGCCTCAGCATGGCGCTGCCCGCCCTCGTCGGCGCGGCGGTCGCCGCGCTCCCCGGCATCCTGCTCTATGCCCGTGCCGCCGGCCACCGGGCCACGGCACAGGCTTCCTTGACGGGGCTGCTGCTCCAGGCGGACGCCGCGGAGCGGGCTGTCGGCCCGGGGTCTGGCCTGCTCTCCTCGAGCCCTGCAGCACCGCGGCCGGGAGTCGAGGTCGCCGTCGCCGACAGCCCGACGGATGCCGCCGTGGCGGCGATCGACGCTCAACGCCGGTGGGCCGACACGGCCATCGCCTCTCGACGGCAGGTGCGACTGTCCGCGCTACCGGCGCCCGCGCTCGTCTCGGCCTCGCCGGTCCCGATCGGCCGCGTGCTCGACATCCTCATCGGCGCCGCCCTCAAGTACGGCACCGGCGACATCGACATCCGGCTGGACTGCCTGGGCGACCGGGCGAGGATCCGCGTCGCGGACCAGTCGCCGGCGCGTGACCTGCCGGCGCAGGTTGGGGCAAACCGTGAGCCGCGCCTTGCGCTCGCCAAGCGCATCACCGAGGCGCTCGGGGGCGAGCTCACCTCGAGTCGGGAGCGTCCGACGTGCTTCGAGGTGTTCCTGCCCAAGGCTGCCCTGACCGCGGCCAGCCACGCCGCGTGA
- a CDS encoding Flp family type IVb pilin, which produces MTSIVAKLRLHISREQGATAVEYGLMVALIAIVIIAAVTLLGGSLNSLFNQVATSV; this is translated from the coding sequence ATGACCAGCATCGTCGCCAAGCTTCGTCTCCACATCTCGCGTGAGCAGGGCGCCACCGCAGTCGAGTACGGACTGATGGTGGCCCTGATCGCCATCGTCATCATTGCCGCCGTCACGTTGCTCGGCGGCAGCCTCAACAGCCTGTTCAACCAGGTCGCCACGAGCGTCTAG